The Anabaena sp. WA102 genome contains a region encoding:
- a CDS encoding Uma2 family endonuclease, with protein MSIMTIKDVEQVQTAFSEAGLDYDVELTNGRISIVGPSDIVSSEISSRLIAFLFAWVNPRRLGRVFDSAGGFILPDSNLTAPDVSFVRAARLRQSPRYFGELVPDLVVQIKSQSDRIKPLVTKILNFVELGAVMGILIDPDEETVTVYRHQGEPTILNNGDILTLPELFPGWELAVSELWPPIFTEEEIEG; from the coding sequence ATGTCAATCATGACAATTAAAGATGTAGAACAAGTCCAAACTGCTTTTAGTGAAGCAGGGTTAGATTATGATGTTGAATTAACAAACGGGAGAATTTCTATCGTGGGTCCATCGGATATTGTATCTAGTGAAATTAGTAGTCGTTTAATTGCTTTCCTCTTTGCTTGGGTAAATCCGCGTCGTTTAGGAAGAGTATTTGATTCTGCTGGTGGTTTTATTTTACCTGATAGCAACCTCACCGCACCAGATGTTTCTTTTGTTCGGGCTGCACGTCTGCGTCAAAGTCCCCGTTATTTTGGCGAACTTGTGCCAGATTTAGTAGTACAAATTAAATCTCAAAGTGATAGAATTAAACCTTTAGTTACTAAAATTCTCAACTTTGTAGAATTAGGTGCTGTGATGGGAATTTTAATTGATCCTGATGAAGAAACTGTTACAGTTTATCGTCATCAAGGTGAACCAACTATTTTAAATAATGGCGATATTTTAACTTTACCAGAACTTTTTCCCGGTTGGGAATTAGCCGTTTCTGAATTATGGCCTCCTATTTTTACTGAAGAAGAAATAGAAGGTTA